tgtgtgtgtgtgtgtgtgtgagagagaaatcTGACGTGTAGTTCATGCTGGCTAAATGTATTAAACGTGTCATGATGCATTAGTCACAGCGCCATGTCTGACAGAAAAGCGTCCACAAGGCAGCCAAATAAAATACAACTACATACTGCACTTAGCAAAATGATTTCCAAGACATATCATTAAGAGATGTGTAATGCCTTACACCTGTAGCTTATATTTACACTCGATGACATCATAGGGGACACAAAACGTGTCATGATGCACAATCACAGCGCCATGGCTGACAGCAAAGCGTCCACAAGGCGGCCCTGCTGGAGCCCCACCCAGCCGTCGGTGGTGGATCACTCgcaaacatacatgcaaacatacgATCTGTAACACCATCAGCTTTATTAAAGAAGACGTGACACGTAACGTAATTGAGGATGTCTGCTGTTCCCTAGTGACAATCCAACCCCATTGTGTTTAACAGAGATGGTGATCAGGGCAGCAACCTGACAaggccgctgctgctgctcacacGTTACTGTACATGTTATGCCCTGATAGCTAGACTCATCCCAATCAAACGACCTGAACCATAATGCAATATTAATGCGCTAGGCAGAATGTTTTAATTATCAATAGAGCCGAGTGCTGCATAGCAGGGAGACCCGAAGCTATTAACGACCGTGTTGTTATGCTAAGCTAAGCGTGAATTTTGCTTATTTGAACGATGACGTCATTAAGTGACATTAACCGGACAGTAACATCGCTAGTGTGAAGACAATTAATGAGAAAATGTTGAATATGATGAACGAACCTTTGGAAATTGGATTAGGTTTGTGAATTGACACAACGGCGTCCCTTTTCCTGAAACAGCCAAGTGGCCAATTGCGTCGCTACGGAGGCTCAGCGGAGACAATTCAACTTCCCAGATAATACATTCTGGGTTTATGCTTGCTGCTACAGTATCTATCTAATCTAAATGACTTAAGCCACATGATacttatattatatacatatatttgaaATGGAATCTAACAATAAAGGTGGTGTGTTCATAAATCCAGGGTTGCCTATAAATAATTTGCTTATTTTAATGTGTGAGAAATTGCTATACTCCTTCCATGGCAAATACTGAGCGATTCAATAGAAAACTAATACTTTATTGTTTAcattacatgttaattgtaaaaaaaatattataaaaaaactCTGGGAAAATAGTGGAAACAACTTTTCAGTTAGAATATTCAAATAGCATGAGTCATGAAAATGGCATAAGCTatattacaatatatatttgttaGTTGTTTCTAAATAAGAATAAATAACTCTAGGTTCTACTAAGAAGCAGGGTTCCTACATAGAGTGGAACAAAGGCCCATTGTAAGAAACCTGCCACTGCAAGGAATGAGTCATATATCAAGACAATCAGAATCGTAATCACTAGTAACGCCTTGGGAATCACAGTGAATGCTTGGGTCACTTCGAAACCAATTCCCATTCATCCAAATCACTTGTGAAACACAGTGAATGAATTGACTTCAAAGCCACTTCTAAATCATACATATCACTTGTGAATCACAGTGAATGAATTGACTTCTAAGCCACTTCTAAAATCATACGTATCACTTGTGAATCACAGTGAATGAACTGACTTCTAAGCCACTCCTCAATCATCCATATCACTGGTGATTCTCAGTGAATTAACTGACTTCAAAGCTACTTCTCAAGCATTCCATATCACTTGTGAATCACAGTGAATGAACTGGTTCCAAGCCACTTCTCAATCATACATCAGTTGTGAATCACAGTGAATGAACTGGTTCCAAGCCACTTCTCAATCATACATCAGTTGTGAATCACAGTGAATGAACCGACTTCCGAGCCGCTTCTCAATCATCCATATCACTTTGCTTGGTACTCCTCCTCCGCAGGTCTTCGGCCCCCTCGCCGGCGAGCCCGTCCGCGGGCCGGGGCAGCGCGGGGCCCGCCGGGCCCTGGGCGGGGTcctcgggggaggaggaggacaacagGGAGAGCAGGGCCTGCTCGCTGGGCCGCTTCCAGTGCGGTCGCGTGGCGATCCACAGGATGAGCGCCCCGAACGCCACGAGCAGGAGGCCCAGGACGTTCACGAACGTGGCCTCGGGGGGGGAATCCTTATACTTTGGGTTGTTCCTTTAAAGGAAAATGAAAAGTCATTGTtattcttttttctttgttttttactAGGTAGTtacttcccttttttttttttgcattgttgcGCTTTAAGATAGAGTGAGATGGACAGGAAGCTATGGGAGatcagaggggaggacatgcagcaaaagaCCCCGGGAAGGAATCGAACCCATGTCGATGCGATCAGGACCGTTTCCTTAATGGTACACGCTCTACCCGGGATGAGCCACTGGGGCTCTTCTTTAGATCCCCAAGTCATTGTAATTCTCAACATTGCGTTCATGTTTGTGTATAAAACGGACGTTTGGATGGAGAGCCTCCATTTTGCTTTTGTTGCGTTCCTTACAGGGCGAAGATGAGTTTCTCCGTGAGGCCCATGAGGGCTGTGGCGATGACGGCCGTGAAGATGAACAGCCCGCTGTAGACGTGAAGGGGCATGAACGCCGCTCTCCATTGCACAGGTGCAACAGGGATGAGGTATAGACCTATTCCAAGAACGAGCTGGTGTAAAAAAAAGACAGCAGTGCATTTTAGGATGCATTTCTTACACAAGCCACACAAATTTGGGATAGACTTAACGCCACAGCTGACATTTGCGCACTCACCATTAGAGGCAAAgcccatctctaacctaatacctaaacttaaccatctctaatcTAATAACTAAACTTCACCATCTCTAACCTGATACCTTAACATCTCAAATGCAATATCTCAACTTATCCACCTCTAACCTAATACTCAGACTTatccatctctaacctaatgcAGAAACAACTCTAACTTAATACCTAAAGTTATGCATCAACCTGATATCTAAACTTAACCATATCCTACACTTGGCAATTTCAGCTGTGTTAGTCTTTCCCCACACATAGACAGAATTgtagaggcgccgcatcccattaggcataccaggcaactgcctgggcccccccccccctcaacaatcgctctctcccccccccgtccgtccgtccgtcaacaatcctctgcctagggcccccacactacctagaatcgcccctgagCATAACGGAACATGTAAACACGCCACTAGCCTTTACAATACTTTAGTTATTTAACTCTAATTTAACTAACGATAACCCTAAGTTCCACTAGCTTATTTTAACATGTCAAATGGTGGGTACCTGCAAGGAGTACAGTAGTAGAGCAGATAGTCCCAACCAGCTGTGCAGACTGTACATGTTTGGAATCTTGGCAGCATTATGAAAGTCAAATACTGCTACAAACGCGATAACGGCCAGTATGAAAGCCAGCAGATGAAGGCCTGCATGAGCAAACTTCATGATCAGTTTGCTGCATTTCCAAGTCCATGGCAGTCGGTACACAATAATAGCTGAAAGGAAAAACATCCAACATTAGCACACACATAACAAATGAATGTTATA
The window above is part of the Gadus morhua chromosome 20, gadMor3.0, whole genome shotgun sequence genome. Proteins encoded here:
- the cybrd1 gene encoding plasma membrane ascorbate-dependent reductase CYBRD1; the protein is MAIEDYKQFVFAFLAAVSFGLISIIFVLTWVLHYREGLAWDGGAAEFNWHPVLIVVGFVFLQGIAIIVYRLPWTWKCSKLIMKFAHAGLHLLAFILAVIAFVAVFDFHNAAKIPNMYSLHSWLGLSALLLYSLQLVLGIGLYLIPVAPVQWRAAFMPLHVYSGLFIFTAVIATALMGLTEKLIFALNNPKYKDSPPEATFVNVLGLLLVAFGALILWIATRPHWKRPSEQALLSLLSSSSPEDPAQGPAGPALPRPADGLAGEGAEDLRRRSTKQSDMDD